Proteins encoded in a region of the Coregonus clupeaformis isolate EN_2021a chromosome 9, ASM2061545v1, whole genome shotgun sequence genome:
- the LOC121574075 gene encoding eukaryotic translation initiation factor 4E-binding protein 3-like, producing MSSNCNNSVGLNCPIPSRVEQSKDWSQLPYSQTPGGTLFSTTPGGTRIIYDRKVLLECRNSPIARTPPCCLPHIPGVTVPALHPLGKLKEMEENKDFSADDAQFVIDI from the exons ATGTCTTCTAACTGTAACAACAGCGTAGGCCTTAACTGCCCTATTCCCAGTCGCGTTGAGCAGTCGAAAGACTGGTCTCAGCTGCCCTACAGTCAGACGCCCGGAGGCACCCTGTTCTCCACGACGCCTGGAG GAACCAGGATCATCTATGACAGAAAGGTCCTGCTGGAGTGTCGGAATTCACCGATCGCGCGCACCCCCCCATGCTGCCTCCCCCATATCCCAGGGGTCACGGTGCCGGCCCTGCACCCTCTGGGCAAGctgaaggagatggaggagaacaAAGACTTCTCAG